ATGCCGCGGTCGCTGCCAGCGCTGCCTTGATGGTTACCGTGCCGATGCAATGTTCGCCAGGTGGCGACGCGATCTGGATCACCCGTAAGCCGGATGGGGAAGTGTCCGTTCTGGATGCGTCGGGCCGATCCCCCATGGCGGCCGACCCCGAATCGCTTCGCAGCCGTGGGCTGACGAGCATCCCGGCCCGTTCGGCCGAGTCTGTTACGGTTCCAGGCGCCGTCGATGGCTGGGTCCGGGCGTTGGAACGCCACGGCACGCGGGGTCTCGAAGAGTTGCTGGAGCCCGCGGCGCGCCTAGCGGAGAGCGGGTTCTTCGTCAGCCGTCATCTTCATGCCAGTTTCCGCGCCGCGTGGCCGTCGCTGGAGGCACGAGGGGCAACGGGACTCTGGTCTTCCAGCCACGCTGTGCCGGCGATCTATGATCGTCTGCAGCAGCCTCCTCTGGCGCAGGCCTTGCGACAGATCGGACGCAGTCAAGGCCGGGAGTTTTACGAGGGAAGCCTGGCCAGGGATATCGTCGCGGCGGCGCACAACGCCGGCAGCCCGCTGTCGCACGACGATCTTGCCCGGCATCGGGCCGAATGGCTGCGGCCGCTCAAATCCCGATGGGGCGGGTTGACGCTCTATACGAGCCCGCCCTCGACCCAGGGCGTGGCCTTGCTCGAGGCGCTGGGCCTTCTCGAGTCGCTGGGACGGGGCCACGACCCCGACAGCGAGCAGGCGACCCATCTCATGATCGAGGCGCTGGCGGCGGCGCTGGAAGAGCGCGATCGCTTTGTCGGCGATCGCAGCCGGATGTTGATCGGCCCCGAATCGCTCTATGGCGATGTTCACCTCGACCTGATCGCCGCGACCATCGATCCGGCGCGCGCCGGCGAGCGAACGGGCGATGGCGGTCCGACCAAGGGCCGTGGGGATACGGCCCATCTGGCCGTGGTCGACAGCGACGGGCTCGCCGTCTCGCTGATCCAGAGTGTCTTCTTCGATTTCGGCACTGGCATTCCGGTGCCGTCGGGCGGCTTCACCTTGCAGAATCGTGGCGCCGCCTTCCGCCTGCAAGCCGGACATGTCGGCGAGCTCGGCCCCGGTTTGCACCCGCCTCATACCCTGGCCCCGACGATCGCCTGCGAGAACGGCCGCCTGAGATATGTCCTGGGCTGCATGGGCGGGGACGGGCAGGTGCAGACCCAGCTTCAGCTCCTGCACGGCATGGCCCGGCAGGGCCTGGATCCACAACAGGCGGTATCGCGTCCGCGCTGGTATCTGGATCGTTCGACGCCGCCGGTCTCTCAGGTTCTGGCCGAGGAAGGTGTCGATGCCGCCCTGGTCGACGGGCTTCGCCGATGCGGGCATGACGTCTCGGTGCTGGGGCCGGCGGAAGAAATCATGGGACATGCCCAGATCATCGGGGTCGAGCCAAGAGGCGCTCTGGTCGGCGCCTCCGACCCCCGCTCGGACGGCCAGGTCGCCGGCTGGTGATGCTGTCCGTTCCCTCATCCGAATCGATTTCACGGAGGACTGCGTGAATATCTCGTCCATCATCCCGATCGGCAGGGAAGGGCGCACGGCCTTCGTGCCGCCGCTCGACAGCTACCAGATCCTCTCGGACTCCTGGATCGAGCAGGAATTCCACTCGCTCAGGACGAGATCGAGCCAGGTGACGGTCGGCTATTGGACCGGCGAGCCCGGCCGTGTCCGGATCGAACCCTGGCCCTACACCGAAGTCTGCGTGATTAAGGCGGGCCGGGTGGCTGTCGTGGACAGCGACGGCCGGCAACGGGAGTTCGGACCCGGCGACAGTTTCATCGTGCCCAAAGGGTTTGTGGGCGAATGGGTCACGCTCGAGCCGGCGGCGAAGGTCTTCATCGCCGTCGAGTGAGAGCTCGATGGCGCCTAAAGTCCGATCCGCTTGCTCATATGGGTGATGACGCCGCCCTTGAAGGGCTCCTCGCGCTCGACCGTATAGCTGTGGGTCAAGTAGAAGCGGATGTTCTCGGCGAAGAGCTTGTTGGTGTAGAGCCGCATCTCGACGATGTTCGAGGATTCCGCGGCTTCGGTCTCGGCATGGGCCAGCATGCGCTTGCCATAGCCGTGCCCCTGGAAATCCGGATGCACGGCGAGATTCTCGATCAGCCAGGCGTCGCCCTGGTCGACCGTCTCGACCAGGGCGACGAGCCGCTCGCCGGCGAAGAGCAGGTCGAACCGATGGTCGCGAACCGCGCGGTCGTAATCCACCATCATTGGCAGCGGCTCACGCCCGATCAGCGGCACCCATTTCGCATAGGCGGCGCGCGTCAGATCGCGGATGGCGGCCGCGTCGGCGGGCGTGGCGAGGCGCAGGGTGAGGGATGGGCTTGGGTTCAACCGGTGCGCGTCCTGCTATTCACAGCGCCTTCCCTTGCGGGAGGGGCAGCGGGGCGGAGCCCCGCGGGGAGGGGCGGGGTGAATCTTAATCTGCTCGATGCCGCCCTTGGCTTCCCGTCCCCCTACCCCCTCCCGCAAGGGAAGGGGGTGAGATTCATTCTGTTCCCTTCACCCCCTTCCCCGACGGCGAAGCCGTCGAGCGGGAGGGGGCTGGGGGAGGGCCTCACCGCATCGTCGGCATGACGAATTCGGCGCCCGAGCGGATGCCGGTCGGCCAGCGCGAGGTCACGGCCTTGAGGCGCGTGTAGAAGCGCACGCCCTCGGGCCCGTGCATGTGGTGATCGCCGAACAGCGAGCGCTTCCAGCCGCCGAAGCTGTGGAAGGCCATCGGCACCGGGATCGGCACATTGATGCCGACCATGCCGACCTTGATCTTGCTGGCAAATTCGCGCGCGGCGTCGCCGTCGCGGGTGAAGATCGCGGTGCCGTTGCCATATTCATGCTCGTTCACCAGCTTGACCGCGCTGTCATAGTCGGGGACGCGCACGACCGAGAGCACTGGCCCGAAGATCTCTTCCTTGTAGATCTTCATCTCCGGTTTCACATGGTCGAACAGGCAGCCGCCGAGGAAGAAGCCCTTCTCGTAGCCCTGAAGCTTCAGGCCGCGGCCATCGACCACGAGCTTGGCGCCCTCGGCCACCCCGGAATCGACGTAGCCGCGCACCTTGTCGAGATGCGTCTTGGTGACCAGCGGGCCCATCTCGGCGTCCGGATCGGTGCCGGGCGCCACCTTGAGCGAGCTCACGCGCGGCGCCAGCTTCTGGATCAGCGGGTCGGCGACATTGCCGACGGTGACCGCGACCGATACGGCCATGCAGCGCTCGCCGGCCGAGCCGTAGCCCGCACCCATCAGCGCGTCGACGGTCTGGCCGAGGTCGGCGTCGGGCATGATCACCATGTGGTTCTTGGCGCCGCCCAGCGCCTGCACGCGCTTATTATGCGCGGTGCCGGTGTGATAGATGTATTCCGCGATCGGCGTCGAGCCGACGAAGCTCACCGCCTGGATTTCGGGATGTTCGAGAATGGCGTCGACCGCCTCCTTGTCGCCATTGACGACATTGAGCACGCCGTCGGGCAGCCCCGCTTCCTTGAGAAGCTGGGCCATGAAGATGCTCATCGAAGGATCTCGTTCGGACGGCTTCAGGATGAAGGTATTGCCGCAGGCCAGCGCGATCGGGAACATCCACATCGGCACCATGGCCGGGAAGTTGAACGGCGTGATGCCGGCGACGACGCCGAGGGACTGGCGAATGGTCCAGCCGTCGACATTCGTCCCGACATTCTCGGAGAACTCGCCCTTCAGCATCTGCGGAATGCCGCAGGCGAACTCGACCACCTCGAGGCCGCGGATGATCGAGCCCTTGGCATCGGAGAGGACCTTGCCATGCTCGGAAGTGACGATCTTCGCCGCCTCGTCGATCCGCCCTTCCATGAGCTGCTTGAAGCGGAACATGATGCGCGCGCGCGTCAGCGGCGGCGTCGCCGTCCAGCGCGGGAAGGCCGCCGCCGCCGCCGCGACCGCCTCGTTCAGCTCCGCGCGCGAGGCCAGCGCGACGCGCGCCTGGACCTCGCCCGTCGCCGGGTTGAACACATCGCTGAAGCGCCCGCTCTTGCCCTCGACGGTCTTGCCGTTGACGAAGTGGGGAATGGTCCTTGTCATGATGGTCTCGACTCCTTCGGCTTTCGCACCCGAACTGGCGCTGCCGGGCCTGGATTATGGATCGGATGGCGCGCACTCTAGCGAATGGGCGGGGGCTGACAAGGAGCCAAACGCCACCCATATCAGGGGACAATCGGGGCGGCGCCACGCGCCCTCCCCATCAGGGGAAGATCCTATGCGGAACTCGATGATCGGTCTGGTCTTTTCGGTCTTCCTGGGCGTTTTGGCACTACCCCTCGCAGGGTATGCGACGCGAGCCCATGCGCAGTCCGACGAGCCCTCCCAACCGAGCCCGGACGACCTCGCGATCGAAGGCGTCACCCGCCTGATGCAGGCGCTCCAGCTTTTCATCCAGCAGCTGCCCCAGTATGAGGCGCCGGTGATCGACGAGAATGGCGACATCATCATCCGCCGTCGCCATGACAACGCGCCGATCCCGCCACAGAAGCCGGCGCCGCCGGACGCGGATTCGACGTCGACGTAAGCGGAATCCAGAAAATCTCTCGCCCCCTCCCGCAAGAGGAGGGGGCGTGATTTCTTTTGCGTTCGCCGCCTTCACTCGAACGGCGTCATCGGGCCGTAGTCGCCGATATAGCTCTGATGCGTGACCAGGCCGCTCTCCTCGCTCCAGCGGTGGAGATGGCAGGCGGGCGGTTCCATGATCCAGGAGGCGGGATCCTTGGGCCCGAGCCGCAACGCGACCTGATGCGCGACCGAAGGCGCCGTCGTCACCACGGTGCCGTGCCAGCGCGCCGTGATGGGCCGATGCACATGGCCGCAGAGGATGCGTTCCACCTGCGGATGGCGTTCGATGACGGTGCCGAGCGCGTCGGCGTCGGCGAGATAGATGGCGTCCATGTCGACAATGCCGGTGGCGAAGAGCGGATGATGGACCGCGATCACGGTCGGGCGCTTCCTGGCGTCGTCGAGCGTCGCGTCCAGCCAGGCCAGCTGGGCCTGACCGACCCGTCCGCCGCCCTCGCCGGGAACGAGGCTGTCGAGCGCGATCAGCCGCAGCGGGAGATCCTCGATCGCGTAGTGGAGGCTGCCCGGGCCCGGCTGCCAATAGGGATGGTCGGCGAAGGCCGCTTTCAGCGCCTCGCGCGCATCGTGATTGCCGGGCATCACCGCATAGGGGGCCTCGAGCCGATCCAGCATCGCGCGCAGATGGGCATATTGCGCGGGCCGGCCGCTATCGACGAGATCGCCGGTGACCCAGACGAAATCCGGGCCGATCCGGTTCAGATGGGTCACGGCCGCGGCGAGATGGGCCGCGGTATCGATCCGGTCGAACAACCGGCGGCCGGGCTCCACCACATGGCAGTCGCTGATCTGGGCCAGCATCATCGGGTTCGGCTCCTCCCGGCGGCCTCTCGCGCATGGCTTGCGAGGGCCGCCGTCGCTTCGCAATATGGGGCCAGGATAGGACTCCCGCTTTGGCCCGGCCAGGGCCCGCCTTCTCCCCGGAATTTCGAGGCCGCTTCGATGTCAACGACCGCCGATTCTTCGCCGCATGACTGGCAGCGCCCCTTCGTACCGCATGATTGCGGTGCCATCGCCGGCTCCGGCAGCGGGCCGCTCGCGCATCTGAGCTTCGCCGTCAAGGACATCTTCGACATCGCGGGCCATGTGACCGGCTGCGGCAATCCCGATTGGCTGGCGGGCCATGCGCCCGCCGCCGAGACCGCGCCCGTCGTGCTGCAGCTGCTCGAGGCCGGCGCCGACATGATCGGCAAGACCATCACCGAGGAACTCGCCTACAGCCTCCAGGGCGAGAACTACCATTACGGCACGCCGGTCAATCCGGCCTGTCCCGACCGTATCCCGGGCGGCTCCTCGTCGGGCTCGGCCTCCGCGGTCGCCAGCGGCGATGCGGACATCGCGCTGGGATCGGACACCGGCGGATCGGTGCGGCTGCCGGCCGCGCTCTGCGGGATCTTCGGCTTCCGGCCCAGCCATGGCCGGGTCTCCCTCGGCGGCGTGATGCCGCTGGCGCCGAGTTTCGACACGGTCGGCTGGTTCACGCGCGAGGCGAACCTGCTGCGCCGCGTGGGCGAGATCCTGCTGGGGCCCGATGCCGCCGAGGTCCAGGCGTCGCGGCTCTATCTGATGGCGGACGGCTTCGAGCTTGCCGACGAGGCCCTGCGCGAGGCGCTGGTCCCGTCGCTGGCTGCGCTGTCGGCGCTGCTGGGCGCGCCGGCGGTGGTGCGCATCGGCGACAATGAAGGCGGCCTGACCGCGCTGATGCTCCGGTTCCGGACCCTCCAGGCGCGCGAGATCTGGACGCAGCACGGGCCCTGGATCGAAACCGCAAGGCCGCGCTTCGGCCCCGAGATCGCGGCGCGCTTCGACTGGGCCAGGCGCATGGCGGGCGAGGCGCCGCGCGACGAAGCGCTGCGGCGCGAGCATTTCTCCTTGCGCATGGCGCGGCTGCTCGCGGGTGGTGGCGTGCTGGTGTTGCCGTCGGCGCCTTCGATCGCGCCGAAGAAGGGGCTCGAACTGGCGGCATCGCAGGGTTTCCGCGACCGCACCTTGAGCCTGACCTGCGTCGCGGGCATGGCGCGGCTGCCGCAGGTGAGCCTGCCGGTGGCCGAGGTCGATGGCTGTCCGGTGGGGCTGTCGCTGGTGATGGCGCGCGGGCTCGACATGGCCCTGCTGGGCTTGGCCGAACGGTTGATGGCCGCCCTCGACTGACGCGAGAGCCGGATTATTCGGCGGCCTGGATCGAGCGCACGCGCGAGGCCGGCAGCACCAGCGCCACCGTGGTGCCCTTGCCGAGCTGGCTTTCGATGGCGAGGCGCCCGCCATGCAGCTCCGCCAGCACCTTGCTCAGGGGCAGGCCCAGACCCACGCCTTCCGCACGGCGCGAGATGACGCTGTCCACCTGGCCGAAGGGCAGCATGACCTTCGGAATATCCTCGAGCGCGATGCCGACGCCGGTATCGATCACCTCGATATGGAAGCCTTGCGCATCCTGCCGGGTCCGCACCGTTACGCTGCCATGGGCCGGCGTGAATTTGACGGCGTTGGCCAGCAGGTTGAGCAGGATCTGCTTCAGGCGGCGCCGGTCGGCATAGAGCTTCGGCAGCGGGCTGCCGATCAGATTGTAGATATGCACATTGTTGCGCCGCGCCCGCGTCTCGACCAGCCGCAGGCAGGATTCGATCAGGTTGCGCGGCTCGATCTCCTCTTCGGCGAGATCGATCTTGCCGGCGCCGGCCTTGCTGAGATCGAGGAGATCGTTGATCAGCGACAGGAGATGGCCGCCGCTCTGGCAGATATCCTCGGCGTAGGTCTTGTATTGCGGCTTGCCGAGCGGTCCCAGCAGCTCGTCGCGCATGATCTCGGAGAAGCCGATGATCGCGTTGAGCGGCGTGCGCAGCTCGTGACTCATCGTGGCGAGGAAGGTGGTCTTGGCGCGGCTGGCCTCCTCCGCCGTTTCCTTGGCCTGGATCAGGCGGCGCTCGGCCGACACGCGCTGCATCTCCATCCCGATCCAATGCGCGATCAGATTGAGGAGCGGATGCGGCTCGGGTCCCCGCAGGTCGGGCTCGTCGTCGAAGGCGAAGACATGGCCCACGGTCTCGCCCCGCTCGTCGCAGAAGACGGCGCCCTGATAGGCGACGGCGCCCGACTGGGCCAGCCACTTGTCGTGCGCGAACAGCTCCGGCGCGCGGTCGGGAACGACCAGGGTCTTGCCCTGCGCGTAGCATTGGCCGCTGGGCGTGCCGGCCAGCGAGAAGGCGAAGGGCTGAGCCGGGCGGCCGTCGGCCCAGAGCGCCAGCACGCGCGCCTCGCGTCTGTCGCGCCCGAGCTCGGCGATTCCGGCCCAGCGATAGCCGAGCCCGACCGCCAGCGCCTGGGCCGCGGCCTCGAGGAAGGAGCGGCCCTCCGGCCGGTTGCCGACGATCAGGGTCAACGCGTCCTGGCGGCGGCGATATTCGGTGATGTCGGTGTAGGCGACGACGGTGGAGTTGTCGTGCGTCTTGCGCTCGACCACCTGGATGGTGCGTCCGTCGCTCAAGGGATATTCGAACGGCCCGCGCGGATTGAGATGCGCCTCGAGGCGGCGGCGGGCGAGCGTCTCTGTCGCCTGCCGATCGCCGCCATAGGCGCCGCGCTCGACACCGGCTCTGACCAGGGCCTCGAAGCTGGTGCCGGCGCCGTGCAGATCGCGCGTGTTTGGAAACATGCGGCTGAAGTTCGAGTTCGAGAACACCAGCCGGTCCTGGGCGTCGAACAGGACGACCGCCTGCGGCACGCCCTCCATGACCTCGAGCAGACGCGACCGCTCGTTCTCGACCGCAAGGCGCATCCGCTCCTCGCGCTCATGCAACTGGAGACTGTCGAGCGCCCGCTGCAGCTCCTGTTCGACCGCGGCCGATTGACCGCGCCGCATGACGGCGGCCGTCGCGAGGATGGCGGCGGCGAGACCCGCGAGCTGGCCGATCCACTGCAGCGGTCCGGTGGGCCCGAGCTCGGGCGCCAGCAGGAGCTTCAGCAGCTCGACGATCCCCGACGCGATCAGCGGCACCGCGACGACGCCGACGACCGGATCGCGCTGCCGCTGCCAGTCGCGCGCGAACTCCCAAGCGGCGGCAAGGAACAACAGGGCGGTGATCGCCGGGATCAACGGGGCCGACAGGACTCCCGACGCCCACAGAGCGGCGGCAAAGGCCACCAGCCCCAGCAACAGGCCGAGGCGCCGCGCCTCCACATAGTTGTGAATGAAGCGGCGGGCGCCGGCATGGATCAGCAGGGCGGACAAGGCGAGCGCCGATTGACCGGCAGCGACCGCGGGCCGGGAGGCCGCATCGGTCCAAAGACCGGGCAGGAGCAGCCCCGCGCCATTCGCCAACGTCGCCAGGGCCCACCATCCCATCGCCGGCGAGACGGCCGGGAGGAACGCCAGATAGGCCATCGTCGCCGCCATGATGATCGCGCCCAGCGCGGCGGCGGTGGCAATGACTTCGGTGGAAGGCAACAACTCCATGGAAAGGCGCTTTGAATCCCTGGCTGGAGTGGCGATCGGCGAAGCCCCGCCTTGACCGGTCATGGCCGGGGGCCGGGAATCGCGTTCGGCCCGCGACTCCGGCCAGCGGGCCTAGCCCACCATCTTGAGTAAATCTTGCTAAATGAACTGTTAACGCGAGGGTTCGGGGCCGACTTTGGCGCGGTTCCCGTGCGTTTCAGGAAATACCAATAGAATCAAACCCTAATGATCGTAATGGACGATCGAGGAAACCGGCACGTCCAGGCGGTTTCGGCCGCCCAGGAAATCCAGTTCGATCACGAACGCGGCACCGAGCACCTCCGCCCCGACCTTGCGCAGCAATTCGATCGCGGCGCGCATGGTGCCGCCGGTCGCCAGCAGGTCGTCGAGCACGACCACCCGGTCGCGCGGCTTGACCGCGTCGGACTGGATTTCGACCGTGTCGGTTCCGTATTCGAGCTCGTAATTGTGCGGAATGACGCTGCCGGGCAGCTTGCCCTTCTTGCGCACCATCACGAACCCGCATCCGAGTCGATAGGCGACCGGCGCCGTCACCAGGAAGCCGCGCGATTCGATACCGATCAGCTTGTCCGGCCGCATTTTGCCGACGATGTCGGCCATCCGGTCCACGGTCGCGCGCCAGGCCGCGCCATGCGCCAGCAGCGTCGAGATGTCGTAGAAAAGAATGCCGGGTTTGGGAAAATCCGGAACCTGGCGGATATGGTCCTTGATCTGAAGCGTATCGGTCATTGGGCCTTTGGCGATGTCGGGACGTTTCGCGGCGGATCGAACGGCCCGGCATGCTAGCCGGATGAGGGGGGAAGGTCACGAGGCATGGCTTTCGATGCGGCGATGACTATAGTCGGGGCCTCGGCGGGGGCTGAGGCGGGCCGGAAGGTCCGTCCTTAAGGGACGAAGGTCGACAGGGGAGCGATTGCCGAACGGCATGGCGCAACAGGCAAGCCTGAAAAAGACCGGGGAAGGCGACGGCTTGCGGCTCGAACTTTCGGGCCGGTTGGTGACCGCAACGCTGGTGCCGCTGGTGGGGGAGTTCGACGCCCTGCCGGCGCGCGGCCAGGCGACGCTCGACATGTCGCAGCTCGAGGCCCTGGACACCGCCGGCGCCTGGCTGATCGAGAGGACCGAGGCCCGCTTCGCGGCCGCCGGCGCCAAGCTTGAGATCACGGGCGTCAGGCCCGGCCTCGCCAAGCTGATGGCGCGGGTCGGCAAGGCGGGCAAGCCCGCACCTCTGCCGCGGCCCGAAACCCACGGCCCGCTCTATTTCGTCGAGGGCATCGGCGCCGGCACGATCTCGGCCTTCCAGCAGGCGGTCGATCTGATCGGCTTTTTCGGCGCGATCGTCACGGCGATCGCGCGGGTCCTGGTTCGGCCGAGCCAGATGCGCTTCACCTCGCTCGTCAGCCATATCGAGCAGGTCGGCATGAATGCCATGCCGATCGTCGGCTTGCTGACGGTCCTGATCGGCGTCGTGCTCGCCTATCAGGGCGTCGATCAGTTGCGCGCCTATGGCGGCGAGATCTTCACTGTCAATCTGGTCGGCATCTCCGTCCTGCGCGAGATGGGCATCCTCTTGACCGCGATCATGGTGGCCGGCCGCTCGGGCAGCGCTTTCACCGCCCAGATCGGCACCATGCAGGTGAACGAGGAGATCGATGCCATGCGCACGCTGGCGCTCGATCCGATCCAGGCGCTGGTGTTGCCGCGCATCTTCGCGCTGATCATCGCCGTGCCGCTGCTCACCGTGTTCGCCGACTTCATGGGCATCCTCGGCGGCGGGGTCATGACCTGCATCCTGGTCGATCTGTCGCCGGCCCAATTCCTGCATCAGCTCAACAACGCGGTGACGGTGAAGACGTTCTTGGTCGGCCTGGTCAAGGCGCCGGTCTTCGCCTTCGTCATCGGCATGGTCGGGTGCTTCGAGGGCCTCCGCGTCAAGGGCAGCGCCGAGAGCGTGGGCCGGTTGACGACGCAGTCGGTGGTCGAGTCGATCTTCCTGGTCATCGTGTTCGACGCGATGTTCTCGATCCTGTTCTCTTATCTCGGAATTTGAGCGGGCGTCATGACGCGGACAAAGACCAGGGACAGAGCGAACGAGGCGCCGGCCGAGCCGGGGGCGGTCATTTCGATCCGCGGGCTGGTCAACCGGTTCGGCAACCAGGTCGTTCATGACGGTCTCGATCTCGACGTGCGCGCGGGCGAGGTGCTGGGCGTCGTCGGTGGTTCGGGCACCGGCAAATCGGTGCTCCTCCGCACCGTCGTGGGGCTCAATCCTCCCTATGCCGGGCGGATCGTGGTGCTGGGCGAGGACACGGCGGCGATGAGCGAGCGGGAATGGGAGCACCTCCAGCAGCGCTGGGGCGTGCTGTTCCAAAGCGGCGCCCTGTTCAGCTCCCTGACAGTGGCCGAGAACATCCAGGTGCCGATGAAGGAGCACACCCATCTCCCCAAGAAGTTCGCCGACGAGGTGACGGCCCTGAAGATCGCGCTGGTGGGCCTGCCGCCCGATGCTGCCGGCAAATACCCTTCGGAGCTGTCGGGCGGCATGAAGAAACGCGCCGGGCTGGCCCGGGCACTGGCCCTGGACCCGGAGATTCTGTTCCTGGACGAGCCGACTGCCGGACTCGACCCGATCGGCGCCGCCGCGTTCGACACGTTAATTCGCGATCTTCAGCAAAGCCTTGGATTAACGGTGTTTATGGTCACGCACGATCTGGACAGCCTGCATGCGATCTGCGACCGTATCGCCGTCCTCGTGGACAAGAAGATCAAGGTCGGGACGATGGCCGAAATGCTGGCGGACCCCCACCCCTGGATCCGCGAATATTTTCACGGGCCCCGTGCCCGCGCCGCCGGAATTGGTTGACGACGACCGGGGCAGACACCGACCGGATCTCTCATGGAAACCCGCGCACATCATCTTGCCGTCGGCATCTTCGTCCTGGTCCTGATCGCAGCCCTTGCGGGCTTCGTGATCTGGATCAGCAAATTCAATGGCCGGGAGGATTTTGCCTATTACACGGTCCGTTTCAGCGAGGACGTGACCGGCCTCTCGGTGGACGGTCCGGTCCGCTATCGCGGCGTCACCGTCGGCCGGGTCACCGACATCCGCATCGATCCCGACAATCCGATCTTCGTCCGGATCACGATCCAGGTTTCGCCCGACACGCCGGTTGTGACCGACACGGTGGCATCGTTGGAGGCGCAGGGCATCACCGGCGTGCTCTATGTGCTGCTCAAGGGTGGCACCCAGGGCGCCGCCCGCATGAAGGTAACCGACCTCACGCCCTATCCCGAAATCCCGAGCGCACCCGGCAAGTTCGAGGCGCTGCTGGCCAGTGCTCCCGAGTTGCTGAAGCATGCCACCGACCTGGTGGATCGCGTGACCCTGATGTTCAGCGACCAGAACCAGAAGGCGATCGCCGACACGTTGAACAACCTGCAGGGCATCAGCGCCACGTTCGATGATCCCAAGAACGGTGTCGGGCCGGCGCTCGACAGCATCTCCGATGCCGCCATCAGCATCGATGCCATGAGCGAGCAGGTCCGGACGCTCGCTGCCAATCTCGACAAGCAGGTCGGCGGGCTGGCCGGCGCCTCGCAGAAGACGCTCGATGACCTGCACAAGCTGACCACCTCCTTCGAGGGGGCGGCGGACGAGATCCATGCGCTCGTGGCCGAGAATCGGCGTCCCCTTAACGATTTCGCACAATCGGGCCTCTATGAGTTGACCCAGATGGCCAGCGAGATGCGCACGCTGATCGCGACCTTGACCCGCATCTCGACGCAGTTCGAGCGCGATCCGGCGCGTTTCCTGTTCGGCGACCGGCAGAAAGGATTCGAGGCGCAATGACGTCGATACCCCTATCGATGGCGGTGGCCCAACCTTCCCGCCGTCTGCTGTTGCGCCTCTTGGGCGGAACGGCGCTGCTGCCGCTGGCGGGCTGCGGCGTGCTCTCCTCCTATGCCACCCCGCTCGATCAATACACGCTGTCGCCCAAGACCACGTTCCAGAATCCGCCGCCGAAGGTGGATTGGCAGCTGGTGGTAGAGAAGCCGATCGCGGCGGCCGGAATCGATACCGCCCGCGTGGCCTTGTCGCGCAATCCCTATCAGGTCGAGTATTTCGGCAAGGCGGCCTGGACCGACAATGCGCCTTCCATGGTGCAGACGCTGTTGATCGATTCCTTTCAGAATACAGGTTCGATCGTGGGCGTCGGTCGCGAAGCGATCGGGCTGCGGCCGGACTTTCTGCTCAAGACCGACTTGCGCGAGTTCCAGGCCAACTATCGCGACAACGATCCGATCCCCGAAGTCCATGTGAAGATGATCGCGCGCCTGGTGAAGCTGCCGGAGCGGCGCATCATTGCCTCCATGACGGCCGACCGGAAAGCCAAGGCGGCGGGTGCCAAGTTCACCGACGTGGTGGATGCCTTCGACGACGCGCTGGGCGGCGTGATCAAGCAGATCGTCATCTTCACGCTCAGGGCGCCGTCCGGCGATCTGGGCGGAATGACCGGAGTCGAGATCATGCCTCCCGAGGCACCGGCGACGACCGGAACCTCGCCCTGATCTTCGGACAGCTCGCGCAGATCTGACCACCGCAACTGCATCGCGAAGGATTCCGATATGAGTCCCGATAGCGCGTCGACCCGTTCCTCCAGCCGC
The nucleotide sequence above comes from Hypericibacter terrae. Encoded proteins:
- a CDS encoding ABC-type transport auxiliary lipoprotein family protein, which codes for MTSIPLSMAVAQPSRRLLLRLLGGTALLPLAGCGVLSSYATPLDQYTLSPKTTFQNPPPKVDWQLVVEKPIAAAGIDTARVALSRNPYQVEYFGKAAWTDNAPSMVQTLLIDSFQNTGSIVGVGREAIGLRPDFLLKTDLREFQANYRDNDPIPEVHVKMIARLVKLPERRIIASMTADRKAKAAGAKFTDVVDAFDDALGGVIKQIVIFTLRAPSGDLGGMTGVEIMPPEAPATTGTSP